One region of Niallia sp. Man26 genomic DNA includes:
- a CDS encoding YozD family protein, with product MKEIDVIIDTEEIAEFFFRELLKRGYVPTEDEMEELADITFEYLLEKCIIDEELDE from the coding sequence TTGAAAGAGATTGACGTAATAATAGATACGGAGGAAATTGCTGAGTTTTTCTTTCGTGAGCTATTAAAAAGGGGATACGTTCCCACAGAAGATGAAATGGAAGAATTAGCTGACATAACTTTTGAATATCTTCTTGAGAAATGCATTATTGATGAGGAATTGGATGAATAG
- a CDS encoding YozE family protein — protein sequence MTKSFYHFLMKFRHPQPKDNISHFANHAYLDHSFPKNSFDYDEISNYLELNGHYLDSMRIFDEAWETYLFQEEKEIRY from the coding sequence ATGACTAAATCTTTTTATCATTTTTTAATGAAATTCCGCCATCCCCAGCCAAAAGATAACATAAGTCACTTTGCCAATCATGCTTATTTAGATCACAGCTTCCCAAAAAACAGCTTTGATTATGATGAAATAAGCAATTATTTAGAGCTAAATGGTCATTATTTGGATAGTATGAGAATCTTTGATGAAGCTTGGGAAACGTATCTGTTTCAAGAAGAAAAGGAAATCCGTTATTAG
- a CDS encoding SGNH/GDSL hydrolase family protein, with the protein MKNKTFILVITSVFGIALFLLYCLYHPGKTSSSTKNVYDKIKASEPVSYLVIGDSIGRGSGASKDQTKWFYLLEDKLYDNYGSPLKRNMIVQSGATAFEGLYKFKNSSIQNIDLIFIVFGENDRKYMNNDVFYYLYSQLLLQVKEKYPAAEIITLTESSLDNENFADVISKVSGEYQATNLDMRIPFRKSGKRAEELTKDLVHPNDNGYQLYAEYIYKHFNKQIQNKEKSTELPLNDYAAKAINMVTNNDYTFKDSSYVKKQGYYTTDDKGAELGFTFKGTYLGANVIRGPLGGLVDVYIDDEFVTSISTWWPFEKPRSEFIAGGLPDETHKVIFRSAGKASSHNTSGYHRVQISSVIVQDK; encoded by the coding sequence ATGAAAAACAAAACTTTTATTCTAGTAATTACCAGTGTATTTGGGATAGCCTTATTTTTGCTGTATTGCCTCTATCATCCCGGCAAAACAAGCTCCAGTACTAAAAACGTCTACGACAAAATAAAGGCAAGTGAACCAGTATCCTATCTTGTAATCGGAGACAGTATCGGAAGAGGTTCTGGTGCGAGCAAGGATCAGACTAAATGGTTTTATTTGCTTGAAGATAAATTATATGACAATTATGGTTCTCCATTAAAACGGAACATGATTGTTCAAAGTGGAGCCACAGCTTTTGAAGGCTTATATAAATTCAAGAATTCCAGTATCCAGAATATTGATCTAATCTTTATCGTCTTTGGAGAAAATGACCGTAAATACATGAATAATGACGTTTTTTATTATTTATACAGCCAGCTTCTTCTCCAAGTAAAAGAAAAATATCCTGCAGCTGAAATCATTACCCTTACAGAAAGCAGTTTAGATAATGAAAATTTTGCAGACGTCATCTCTAAAGTGTCTGGGGAATACCAGGCAACAAATCTTGACATGAGAATTCCATTTCGTAAATCAGGAAAAAGAGCAGAAGAATTAACGAAGGATTTGGTTCATCCAAATGATAATGGCTATCAGCTTTATGCTGAATATATTTACAAGCATTTCAACAAACAGATACAGAACAAGGAAAAGAGTACAGAACTGCCCTTGAATGACTATGCGGCTAAAGCAATCAATATGGTAACCAACAACGATTATACATTTAAAGACAGCTCTTATGTGAAAAAGCAAGGATATTATACTACTGATGATAAGGGTGCCGAACTTGGCTTTACCTTTAAGGGCACCTATCTTGGCGCAAATGTAATAAGAGGTCCGCTGGGCGGCTTAGTTGATGTCTATATCGACGATGAATTTGTAACAAGTATTTCGACATGGTGGCCATTTGAAAAACCAAGGTCTGAGTTTATTGCCGGCGGACTGCCAGATGAAACACATAAGGTAATCTTTCGCTCAGCAGGTAAAGCTTCCTCCCATAACACTTCAGGGTATCACAGAGTGCAGATTTCGTCTGTGATTGTTCAAGACAAATAG
- the msrB gene encoding peptide-methionine (R)-S-oxide reductase MsrB encodes MNKKELKDKLTPIQYEVTQNNGTEPPFHNEYWNEFADGIYVDIISGKPLFSSNDKYDAGCGWPSFTKPISEEDLVEKTDTSHFMVRTEVRTKESDSHLGHVFNDGPDPTGLRYCMNSASLRFIRKEDLEQEGYGKYKVLFD; translated from the coding sequence ATGAATAAAAAAGAATTAAAAGACAAACTGACACCAATTCAATATGAAGTAACTCAAAACAATGGAACAGAGCCTCCTTTCCATAATGAATATTGGAACGAATTTGCTGATGGTATTTATGTCGACATCATTTCTGGCAAGCCTTTGTTCAGTTCAAATGACAAATATGATGCAGGCTGCGGCTGGCCGAGTTTTACTAAGCCTATTAGTGAGGAAGATCTTGTAGAAAAAACAGATACTAGTCACTTTATGGTTAGGACAGAGGTTAGGACGAAAGAATCTGATTCCCATCTTGGCCATGTATTCAATGATGGCCCTGATCCAACAGGCTTAAGATACTGCATGAACTCAGCCTCTCTTCGTTTCATCAGAAAGGAAGATCTGGAGCAAGAAGGCTACGGCAAATACAAAGTGTTGTTTGATTGA
- the msrA gene encoding peptide-methionine (S)-S-oxide reductase MsrA → MEKQYEKATFAGGCFWCMVKPFDQEPGIISVVSGYTGGHKENPTYKEVCSETTGHYEAVQITFDPELFPYEKLLDIYWQQIDPTDPGGQFFDRGQSYQTAIFYHNQEQKRLAELSKKALGESGKFNKPIATKILPASVFYDAEDYHQDYYKKNSLHYNAYHVGSGRAAFIKNNWGEKHE, encoded by the coding sequence ATGGAAAAACAATATGAAAAAGCAACATTTGCCGGCGGCTGTTTCTGGTGTATGGTGAAGCCGTTTGATCAGGAGCCTGGAATTATTTCTGTTGTTTCCGGCTATACGGGCGGCCATAAGGAAAATCCTACTTATAAGGAAGTCTGCTCTGAAACGACAGGTCATTATGAGGCAGTCCAGATTACATTCGATCCCGAATTGTTCCCTTACGAAAAACTGCTTGATATATATTGGCAGCAGATTGACCCGACAGACCCAGGCGGCCAGTTTTTTGATCGAGGACAATCCTACCAAACAGCTATTTTTTATCATAATCAAGAACAGAAACGACTTGCTGAACTTTCAAAGAAAGCATTAGGAGAAAGCGGCAAATTTAACAAGCCGATTGCAACGAAGATACTTCCGGCATCTGTTTTTTATGACGCAGAGGATTATCACCAAGATTACTACAAAAAAAATTCGCTGCATTATAACGCCTATCATGTAGGCTCAGGAAGAGCTGCTTTTATTAAAAACAACTGGGGGGAAAAGCATGAATAA
- the rsgA gene encoding ribosome small subunit-dependent GTPase A yields the protein MDLNKIGFNEELKSALAHLNKEGIIAGRVALEHKRIYRIFTEFGELLCEVSGKLSFEAVGREDYPAVGDWVAVLPRLNEGKGTIMAVLPRKSKFSRKTAGQTTEEQIVAANVDTIFLVNSLNEDLNLRRIERYLTLTWESGANPVILLTKSELSNNVEDSVALVEAVAFGVPVIAVSVHENRGLDLLNDYLQPQKTIALLGSSGVGKSTLTNYLLGYEKQAVQTIREDDDKGRHTTTYREMLVLPNGCVLIDTPGMRELQLWNSSAGILESFTDIEELAENCRFRDCGHMGEANCAVKQAIEDGELESGRLNSYFKMKRELAYLDRKQNKKAQSDEKKKWKSIKKTIKAKRK from the coding sequence ATGGATTTAAATAAAATCGGGTTCAATGAAGAGCTAAAAAGCGCATTAGCGCACTTAAATAAAGAGGGTATTATTGCAGGTCGGGTTGCATTAGAGCATAAGAGGATTTACCGGATTTTTACGGAATTCGGCGAGCTATTGTGTGAGGTGTCAGGAAAACTTTCCTTTGAAGCTGTCGGAAGAGAGGACTATCCTGCAGTAGGAGATTGGGTCGCTGTGCTGCCGCGGCTTAATGAAGGAAAAGGCACAATAATGGCAGTTCTTCCGAGAAAAAGTAAATTTTCAAGAAAAACAGCTGGCCAGACTACAGAAGAGCAAATCGTAGCAGCAAATGTGGATACGATATTCTTAGTTAATTCTCTGAATGAGGATTTAAACTTGCGCAGAATCGAAAGATATTTGACACTGACATGGGAAAGCGGCGCTAATCCAGTGATTCTCCTTACTAAATCAGAGCTTTCTAACAATGTAGAGGATTCAGTCGCTTTAGTTGAAGCAGTCGCATTCGGTGTGCCGGTAATCGCGGTAAGTGTCCATGAGAATCGGGGGCTTGATCTTTTGAACGACTACTTGCAGCCGCAAAAAACAATTGCCCTCTTAGGATCTTCCGGTGTAGGCAAATCTACATTAACGAACTATTTATTAGGTTATGAGAAGCAAGCGGTGCAAACAATTAGGGAAGACGATGACAAAGGCCGTCATACGACAACTTACCGGGAGATGCTCGTGCTGCCTAATGGCTGTGTTTTAATTGATACACCAGGGATGAGAGAATTGCAGCTGTGGAACAGCAGTGCCGGTATCTTAGAGAGTTTCACTGATATCGAGGAATTGGCTGAAAATTGCCGGTTTAGAGACTGCGGTCATATGGGGGAAGCTAATTGTGCTGTCAAACAGGCAATAGAGGACGGAGAGCTGGAGTCAGGCCGCCTGAACAGCTATTTCAAAATGAAGCGAGAACTTGCTTATCTTGACAGAAAGCAGAATAAAAAAGCTCAGTCAGATGAGAAGAAGAAATGGAAGAGTATCAAAAAAACGATAAAAGCAAAGCGAAAATAA
- a CDS encoding DUF4397 domain-containing protein, producing MNKQGDSFPIHEAGMYNLLSDYYKYTNPELHIYYYQKHLQSLKMALPQNITADTERQAEYGKIRFIHASVQKPAVDIFINGVKIFKEVPFKSTTNDMTLPVGRYQIDIYETGKMVDSLCSQKILVESNIYHTITFLESANQYLKLYSYREDPFVHAAETKLRFIHLHPKLPALNIAVQKGDVVFPGLHLKASTSYLGLYPMTVYLEARDADTNRQIATLPPLTLKENKAYSALILEGSSEEAPTDILLISI from the coding sequence ATGAATAAACAAGGAGACAGCTTTCCCATTCATGAAGCGGGCATGTACAATCTGTTAAGCGATTATTATAAGTATACAAATCCAGAACTTCATATTTACTATTACCAAAAACATCTTCAAAGCCTGAAAATGGCACTTCCGCAAAACATAACAGCAGATACGGAAAGGCAAGCAGAATACGGCAAAATCCGCTTTATCCATGCATCTGTTCAAAAGCCAGCTGTCGATATTTTCATCAATGGAGTAAAAATATTTAAAGAGGTACCCTTTAAAAGCACTACAAATGATATGACCCTGCCAGTAGGCCGCTATCAAATAGACATTTATGAAACAGGGAAGATGGTTGATTCGCTCTGCAGCCAAAAAATCCTTGTAGAAAGTAACATCTATCATACTATTACCTTTTTAGAATCTGCCAATCAATATTTAAAGCTTTACTCCTACCGGGAAGATCCTTTTGTGCATGCAGCTGAAACAAAACTGCGTTTCATTCATCTTCATCCAAAATTACCAGCATTAAATATTGCTGTCCAAAAAGGAGATGTTGTTTTTCCTGGTTTACACTTGAAGGCATCTACTTCTTACTTAGGGCTATACCCGATGACTGTCTATTTAGAAGCGCGAGATGCAGACACAAATAGACAAATTGCAACTCTTCCTCCTTTAACATTAAAGGAAAACAAAGCGTATTCTGCTTTGATTCTTGAAGGTTCCTCAGAGGAAGCTCCCACAGATATCTTGCTTATATCTATATAA
- a CDS encoding YpmS family protein has protein sequence MFKKKWKTAFLILATINIIILLVLVTLVFLPADKSADRVDSQNEDVIPFQVTTNKEDLTLLINNYLEKEGLNGPVHYEVNLNDEVELFGYLPIFSSDIEMKLTFEPIPLDNGDLTLRQKSISIGQLSLPVSYVMKFIENQYKLPSWVNINPDDETIDVHLTNMKIGDGMAAEVEEFDLENNRIRFNLLLPTE, from the coding sequence TTGTTTAAGAAAAAATGGAAAACAGCTTTTTTAATATTAGCAACCATCAATATAATTATCCTGTTAGTCCTTGTCACCCTTGTGTTTTTACCTGCTGACAAATCGGCAGACAGGGTGGATTCACAGAACGAAGATGTTATTCCGTTTCAAGTGACAACAAATAAAGAAGACTTAACTTTGCTTATCAACAATTATTTGGAAAAAGAAGGCTTAAATGGGCCTGTTCATTATGAAGTAAATCTTAATGACGAAGTAGAGCTTTTTGGCTATTTGCCGATCTTTAGCAGTGATATAGAAATGAAGCTTACATTTGAACCAATTCCATTGGACAATGGGGACCTTACATTAAGACAGAAATCGATCAGTATCGGACAGCTGTCTCTTCCCGTTTCCTATGTAATGAAATTTATTGAGAATCAGTATAAGCTTCCATCATGGGTTAATATTAATCCCGATGATGAGACTATTGATGTGCATCTTACTAATATGAAAATCGGCGACGGTATGGCGGCGGAAGTAGAGGAATTTGATTTGGAAAACAATCGAATTCGCTTCAACTTGCTCCTGCCAACGGAATAA
- a CDS encoding SGNH/GDSL hydrolase family protein: MRPFTLLISIITLFLLTSCTTNTSFHRNDSKETVVAMKQEVPESFISEDLNVVAAGDSLTQGVGDSTGKGGYVPYLQQLFKQEEGVGNVTISNFGVKGNRTDQLLKKIKSDEVKNSIRDADMVVLTIGGNDIMKVVRDHISNLQLDDFTGQMKTFETNLYNILKEIRKDNQEAAIVLVGVYNPFTKWFSDVDEMNDIVTEWNMSGENILTLYNNTYFVPIEHIFADSSENLLYTDYFHPNDKGYKLIADEIYQTVKEEAIGEILAMKRLNRENRGE, encoded by the coding sequence ATGAGACCATTTACCTTACTGATTTCAATTATAACGCTTTTTTTGCTTACTTCTTGTACAACCAACACTTCCTTTCATAGGAATGATTCGAAAGAAACGGTTGTAGCCATGAAGCAGGAAGTCCCAGAAAGCTTTATATCGGAGGACTTGAATGTTGTCGCAGCCGGTGATTCCTTGACACAGGGTGTTGGTGACAGTACTGGCAAAGGCGGCTATGTCCCTTATCTGCAGCAACTATTTAAGCAGGAAGAGGGAGTAGGGAACGTCACTATCAGCAACTTTGGTGTTAAAGGCAATCGGACAGACCAGCTGCTCAAAAAAATTAAATCTGATGAAGTCAAGAATTCCATCAGAGATGCAGATATGGTTGTTTTAACAATAGGCGGCAATGATATTATGAAAGTTGTTCGCGATCATATCTCAAATTTGCAGCTCGATGATTTTACAGGGCAAATGAAGACATTTGAGACGAATCTTTATAATATACTGAAGGAAATTCGCAAAGATAATCAAGAAGCTGCGATAGTCCTCGTTGGTGTTTATAATCCCTTTACAAAATGGTTTTCTGACGTGGATGAAATGAATGATATTGTGACAGAATGGAATATGTCGGGAGAAAATATTCTTACTCTATATAACAATACTTATTTTGTGCCCATTGAACACATTTTTGCTGATTCATCTGAAAACCTTCTTTATACAGACTATTTTCATCCGAACGATAAAGGCTATAAATTGATTGCTGACGAAATTTATCAGACAGTAAAAGAAGAGGCGATTGGGGAAATATTAGCAATGAAGCGCTTGAATAGAGAAAACAGAGGAGAATGA
- a CDS encoding ATP-binding protein has protein sequence MMKKVKQFPLLNKIQLFSFCMPFFLLIAAIISIYVITSHEWKKAVSEHTDSLLNFAAHHLTDGEFYASGSMSDDDKEHLLSSYTFQQEKVLQTYICIYDEASSCKEWSVLQQDGAYFTSSSAALTSKIPLIKIPDYSGFRKENGSHIYTAFIPITDERMNVIGAIGMDISADSLFSSIHKLSLWLVVLFLFLAALLFIYTKRAISKLLLPLKEVIWGLKEISSGNLEVELNSHHASDIRAISDSLNEMVRKLAMLFTRLSKTSKELGTLSRDIELNSVEEALNEMDNIMNYTKIHRELQRAEKMNAIGQLAASVAHEIRNPMTVVKGFLQIFLAKEHISEEERMYIKLMIEEMNRAETIINDYLSLAKPGIEQSEKVDGEDLIMKVIDLMHSYALMSKSITFERDIQQVYIRANSSELKQVLINILKNGIESMLNGGVLSVCLYKKAGFGVFEIKDTGIGMTEEELGRLGTAFYSLKEKGTGMGLMVSYQMIEQMKGKIEVESEKGKGTTFKVYIPLYS, from the coding sequence ATGATGAAAAAAGTGAAGCAATTTCCTCTTTTAAATAAAATTCAATTATTCTCTTTTTGTATGCCTTTTTTCCTGTTAATTGCTGCAATAATATCCATCTATGTCATCACTTCTCATGAGTGGAAGAAAGCAGTCTCTGAACACACGGACAGTCTGTTAAACTTTGCAGCGCACCATTTAACGGATGGGGAGTTTTACGCCAGCGGCTCTATGAGTGATGATGATAAGGAACACCTCTTATCGAGCTATACATTCCAACAAGAAAAAGTGCTTCAAACATATATTTGTATATATGACGAAGCTTCCTCCTGCAAGGAATGGTCAGTCCTTCAACAAGATGGAGCCTATTTCACATCAAGCAGTGCAGCGTTAACGAGCAAAATTCCTCTAATAAAAATTCCGGATTACAGCGGCTTCCGCAAGGAGAATGGCAGCCATATTTATACTGCATTCATACCTATAACAGACGAGCGCATGAATGTTATCGGCGCGATAGGAATGGATATTTCAGCAGATAGTTTGTTTAGCAGCATTCACAAGCTGTCATTGTGGCTTGTGGTTCTATTCTTGTTTTTGGCTGCACTTCTGTTTATCTATACGAAAAGAGCAATCAGCAAGCTTCTATTGCCTTTAAAAGAGGTAATATGGGGACTTAAGGAGATTAGCAGCGGCAATTTGGAAGTGGAGCTAAACAGCCATCATGCATCCGATATAAGGGCAATCAGCGACAGTCTTAACGAAATGGTTAGAAAGCTTGCTATGCTTTTTACAAGACTTTCTAAAACCTCGAAAGAATTAGGGACATTGTCTCGGGATATTGAGCTGAATTCAGTAGAAGAAGCTTTAAACGAGATGGACAATATTATGAACTACACGAAAATCCACCGGGAGCTGCAGCGTGCGGAAAAAATGAATGCGATTGGCCAATTAGCAGCCTCTGTAGCCCATGAAATAAGAAATCCAATGACTGTTGTTAAAGGTTTCCTGCAGATATTTCTTGCTAAAGAACATATTAGTGAAGAGGAACGAATGTACATAAAGCTTATGATTGAAGAAATGAACAGAGCAGAGACAATTATTAATGATTACTTATCTTTAGCGAAGCCTGGAATTGAACAAAGTGAAAAAGTCGATGGAGAAGATTTAATCATGAAGGTAATTGACTTAATGCATTCTTATGCATTGATGTCGAAAAGCATTACTTTTGAACGTGACATCCAGCAGGTTTATATACGCGCAAACAGCAGTGAATTGAAGCAAGTGCTGATCAATATTCTTAAAAATGGAATAGAATCCATGCTTAACGGAGGTGTGTTAAGCGTGTGTTTATACAAAAAAGCTGGTTTTGGGGTTTTTGAAATTAAGGACACGGGTATTGGAATGACAGAAGAGGAATTAGGCAGACTAGGAACAGCTTTTTATTCCTTAAAAGAAAAGGGTACTGGCATGGGATTGATGGTCAGCTATCAAATGATTGAACAAATGAAAGGCAAGATTGAAGTCGAAAGTGAAAAAGGCAAGGGTACAACTTTTAAGGTTTATATCCCACTATATAGTTAA
- a CDS encoding YflJ family protein encodes MAYYGSKGWYVARLKELGLNRHPQEQRKLELYKVYILRNLYEEQLAKMKGDN; translated from the coding sequence ATGGCATATTATGGTTCAAAAGGCTGGTATGTTGCCCGATTAAAAGAGTTAGGGTTGAACCGGCATCCACAAGAACAAAGAAAATTAGAGTTATATAAAGTCTATATATTAAGAAATTTATATGAGGAGCAACTCGCTAAAATGAAAGGGGACAATTAA
- a CDS encoding DegV family protein, with translation MKKIKIVTDSTADLASELIEKYDIEVIPLSISINGETFLDRVDINPAEFIQKMKEAENLPKTSQPPVGVFLETYNKLADEGYTVISIHMTGGMSGTVDSARSAAALTEADVTVIDSEYISKALSFQVIEAAMMAQNGVDKEDILAKIQHVKKHTKLFVVVDTLENLIKGGRIGKGKAFIGSLLNIKPIASLEDGVYTPVTKVRSRAQAVKFLANAFAEECFGKTIKRVGITHADSLDYAKMLSDAIEKVSGFNKIEIDFTTPVISTHTGQGALGFSYYAE, from the coding sequence ATGAAAAAGATTAAAATTGTTACAGACTCAACGGCAGATTTGGCATCAGAATTAATTGAAAAATATGACATTGAAGTAATCCCGTTATCAATATCAATAAACGGAGAAACCTTTTTAGATAGAGTAGATATAAACCCAGCAGAATTTATTCAAAAAATGAAGGAAGCAGAAAACCTTCCGAAAACATCCCAACCTCCAGTGGGAGTTTTTCTTGAAACGTATAATAAATTGGCAGACGAAGGATATACGGTTATTTCCATCCATATGACTGGAGGAATGAGCGGAACAGTTGACTCTGCAAGAAGCGCTGCAGCACTAACAGAGGCAGATGTTACCGTAATTGATTCTGAGTATATTTCTAAAGCCTTATCCTTCCAAGTTATTGAGGCTGCTATGATGGCACAAAACGGTGTCGATAAAGAGGACATATTAGCAAAAATTCAGCATGTCAAAAAGCATACTAAATTATTTGTTGTCGTCGATACCCTTGAAAACCTAATTAAAGGTGGAAGGATTGGTAAAGGAAAAGCCTTTATAGGTTCACTCTTAAACATTAAGCCGATCGCCTCCTTGGAAGACGGAGTATACACACCCGTTACAAAAGTGCGAAGCAGAGCACAGGCAGTAAAGTTCTTAGCAAATGCGTTCGCGGAGGAATGCTTTGGGAAAACGATTAAAAGAGTAGGCATAACTCATGCCGACAGCCTTGATTATGCGAAAATGCTTTCAGATGCAATCGAAAAAGTTTCAGGGTTTAATAAAATAGAAATTGATTTCACAACACCTGTTATTAGCACACACACAGGTCAAGGAGCTTTAGGTTTTAGCTATTATGCGGAATAG
- the ilvA gene encoding threonine ammonia-lyase IlvA, with protein sequence MEQNVMKKTVQLEDILIAYQRIKDIVAHTPLQKNHRLSEKYDCNIYLKREDLQHVRSFKLRGAFYSMVMQEKEKMKNGVVCASAGNHAQGVAYACRYLGVHGKIFMPATTPKQKVTQVKMFGKSNVEVVLVGDTFDDSYEEAVACATQEERAFIHPFNDEHVIAGQGTVGIEIMNDIEEPVDYVFASIGGGGLMAGLSTYIKGVSPGTKMIGVEPAGAPSMKESVLQRKVITLDKINKFVDGAAVKRVGEKSYDVCKQLLEDILLVPEGKVCTSILSLYNEHAIVAEPAGALPVAALDLYKDKIKGKNVVVVISGGNNDIDRMQDIKERSLLYEGLLYHFIVNFPQRAGALREFLDEVLGPDDDITRFEYIKKNNKENGPALVGLELKHREDYKGLIERMDLKGFPYTELNKDSNLFNLLV encoded by the coding sequence ATGGAACAAAATGTAATGAAAAAAACGGTGCAGTTGGAGGATATTCTGATTGCGTACCAGCGAATTAAAGACATAGTGGCCCATACTCCTTTACAAAAAAATCATAGATTGTCAGAAAAATATGATTGTAATATCTATCTGAAAAGAGAAGACTTACAACATGTGCGTTCCTTTAAATTAAGAGGGGCCTTTTATTCTATGGTCATGCAGGAAAAAGAAAAGATGAAAAATGGAGTAGTCTGTGCGAGTGCTGGCAACCATGCACAAGGAGTGGCATATGCCTGCAGATATTTAGGTGTGCACGGGAAAATCTTTATGCCTGCAACAACACCGAAACAAAAAGTAACGCAGGTGAAGATGTTCGGGAAAAGTAATGTAGAGGTCGTTCTTGTAGGTGATACGTTTGATGACTCCTATGAAGAAGCAGTCGCATGTGCAACACAGGAAGAAAGAGCGTTCATCCATCCGTTCAATGATGAGCATGTCATTGCAGGTCAAGGAACGGTAGGCATTGAAATCATGAATGACATCGAGGAGCCTGTCGATTATGTGTTTGCAAGCATCGGCGGTGGCGGGCTGATGGCAGGGTTAAGCACTTATATTAAAGGTGTTTCACCTGGGACAAAAATGATCGGTGTCGAACCTGCCGGAGCACCTTCGATGAAAGAATCGGTTCTGCAGCGCAAAGTTATTACACTAGATAAAATTAATAAGTTTGTTGACGGTGCTGCTGTTAAGCGTGTTGGGGAGAAAAGCTATGATGTATGTAAACAGCTGCTCGAGGATATCCTGCTCGTTCCGGAAGGAAAGGTATGTACTTCGATTCTTTCTCTTTATAATGAGCACGCAATCGTAGCAGAGCCAGCCGGAGCGCTTCCTGTCGCAGCGTTGGACTTATATAAGGACAAGATTAAAGGCAAGAATGTTGTTGTTGTTATAAGCGGCGGAAATAATGATATTGACAGAATGCAGGACATTAAGGAAAGATCATTATTATATGAAGGGCTGTTGTACCATTTCATCGTTAACTTCCCGCAAAGAGCAGGAGCACTTAGGGAATTTCTTGATGAGGTTCTCGGTCCTGATGATGATATAACAAGATTTGAATATATCAAAAAGAACAATAAAGAAAATGGTCCAGCATTAGTCGGCTTGGAGCTGAAGCACAGAGAAGACTATAAAGGACTTATTGAAAGAATGGATCTGAAAGGCTTTCCGTATACAGAGCTGAATAAGGATTCAAACCTGTTTAACTTGCTTGTATAA
- a CDS encoding hemolysin III family protein, translated as MKFSVKEEIANSITHGIGLLLSIPALVFLIVNAAETENPWRIVSFSIFGTTMLLLYLCSTLLHSTTYEKLKDFFEILDHSAIYLLIAGTYTPFLLVAIRGPLGWTLFGIVWGLAVAGIVFKCYFVKKFIVASTILYVIMGWLIVSAIVPLFQAIGTQGAVLLVIGGILYTIGSIFYVLQKTPYFHAIWHVFVLAGSSFMYFCILFYV; from the coding sequence ATGAAATTCTCTGTAAAAGAAGAAATTGCTAACAGCATCACCCATGGAATCGGCTTACTATTAAGTATTCCAGCGCTTGTTTTTTTAATTGTTAATGCAGCTGAAACAGAAAATCCGTGGAGGATTGTCAGCTTTTCGATTTTCGGTACGACCATGCTGCTCCTGTATCTATGCTCGACTCTTCTTCACAGCACAACATATGAAAAACTGAAGGATTTTTTTGAAATCCTGGACCATTCTGCCATCTATTTGCTCATCGCAGGGACATACACACCCTTTTTGCTTGTAGCTATTAGAGGACCCCTTGGCTGGACATTGTTCGGAATTGTTTGGGGACTTGCTGTTGCCGGAATTGTCTTTAAATGTTACTTTGTGAAAAAGTTTATTGTCGCATCCACCATCTTGTATGTTATTATGGGCTGGCTGATTGTTTCAGCGATAGTTCCTTTATTTCAGGCTATCGGAACACAAGGTGCGGTGCTGCTCGTAATTGGCGGTATCCTTTACACAATCGGCAGCATCTTTTATGTACTGCAAAAGACACCTTACTTCCATGCGATCTGGCATGTTTTCGTCTTAGCTGGAAGCTCGTTCATGTATTTTTGTATCTTATTTTATGTATAA